The Pedobacter frigiditerrae genomic sequence TTTTTGCTTAAGATGTTATTTGAACCATATAAGGAGTATAAGTTCATTTAAGTTTGACGATTAGCCTTATATTTTCTTAAATACCTTATATGGTTATTATTGATTGAAAATGAACTCACTCCAAAAACTTCAGAATTTCTTAGCAAATAACATCATCCATAAAGTTGTAGACTTCAATCCATCAACTGATAAATTATTGCCTTTAGATTTTACAGCGAGCAATACCGAATTAACCAATGAAATTTTAGCTGACACAGATTTGTTTTCCAATTGGGTAGAAGAAAAATTAGCTAAAAGCAATGCAAAATACGGCATTGGTGGTTATAATGAACATAGGACAATTTATAGTAGAAGCATACATTTTGATACCGTTGAAGAACCAAGACGATTACATTTAGGAACTGATATTTGGGGTCCTGCAGAAACGCCTATTTACAACTTCTACGACGCAAAGGTTCATAGTTTTAAATTCAACGATAATTTTGGAGATTATGGCGCAACCATTATTCTGCAATATCAATTGGATGACTTGACCCTATTTGCTTTGTATGGTCATTTAAGTTTAGCCTCTTTAACAGGTTTAGCAAAAGGACAATTCATCCCCGCAGGGAAACAATTTGCAAGCTTCGGCGTTAAGGAAGAGAACGGTTTTTGGCCGCCACACCTACATTTTCAATTGATATTTGACATGGAGGGAATGAAAGGAGATTATCAAGGCGTTTGTCAGTTTTCTAAAAAAGCCATTTACCTAGAAAATTGCCCAGATCCAGGCTTAATTTTAAAACAGACTTTTACATCGGCTTTGCCTTAAAATGCGTAAATTTAATTATGTACAGGATTTTAGCAGCTTTCCTTATCTTAATTTCCTTTTCTGTTAAGGCGCAACGGCCTGAATTGAAAGGTGGATTGCCTGCATTCTTAAAAAACAATACCATTTATCCCGCTTATTCCCTCCACAATTGCATACAAGGAACGGTAAAAATTGGCTTTAAAGTTAATGCCAAAGGCGATGTTTATTTCACCGAAATAACCAATGGTGTGGGAGCGGATTTAGATGATGAAGCCTTACGATTAATTAAAATGAGCAGCGGAAAATGGGAAGTTCCATCAACGCATGATACTACAACTTTAATAGTGGCGCCAGTAAACTTTACTTTAGATGGTTATGGTTGTGAGAGAAAATCAAAAGCCGACATCGCTTTAGCCCTACGAAACTATAAGAATCAAGAAGAGATAGAATATGCGATAATGAACTTCTATCGCAATAAGGAAAAGGGTTTAACAAAGTCTGAAGATGAAGCACGTATTTTGAGACTTAAAGAAGAGATTGGCATAGACGAAGACTATTTAGACGGTAGAATAGAAACTGCATTAAAAAAATATAAACAAGGAGACAAACAAGGTGCCTGCGAAGATTTTAACTTTGTGAAATTCATGGGCTCTGATAAAGCCAACGATTGGCTTAATAAATACTGTAAATAATATGCGCTTTCTCTTACGTTCTTTTGCTCTTTTAGATTTAGTTTCTCTTGTTTTTTTAGGTATGCAGTTAGTAGAAATTGCTCCTCGTTTTAATGAGATTACCAAACAATCTGACAAGGTTGAGGCTACCTTAATGTTCCCAATGTTTTTGCTAATCGTTATTGGTGTCGCTGGATTATTATTAGCAAAAAAATTTGGTTTCATTTTATATTACATCCAATTTCCATTTAGGTTATACTTATGGATTTTCTCTGTCGGATTTATAA encodes the following:
- a CDS encoding peptidoglycan DD-metalloendopeptidase family protein produces the protein MNSLQKLQNFLANNIIHKVVDFNPSTDKLLPLDFTASNTELTNEILADTDLFSNWVEEKLAKSNAKYGIGGYNEHRTIYSRSIHFDTVEEPRRLHLGTDIWGPAETPIYNFYDAKVHSFKFNDNFGDYGATIILQYQLDDLTLFALYGHLSLASLTGLAKGQFIPAGKQFASFGVKEENGFWPPHLHFQLIFDMEGMKGDYQGVCQFSKKAIYLENCPDPGLILKQTFTSALP
- a CDS encoding TonB family protein translates to MYRILAAFLILISFSVKAQRPELKGGLPAFLKNNTIYPAYSLHNCIQGTVKIGFKVNAKGDVYFTEITNGVGADLDDEALRLIKMSSGKWEVPSTHDTTTLIVAPVNFTLDGYGCERKSKADIALALRNYKNQEEIEYAIMNFYRNKEKGLTKSEDEARILRLKEEIGIDEDYLDGRIETALKKYKQGDKQGACEDFNFVKFMGSDKANDWLNKYCK